The following are encoded in a window of Massilia sp. R2A-15 genomic DNA:
- a CDS encoding HlyC/CorC family transporter codes for MNTVPLWALVLALAVLILCSAFFAMAETALMAANKYRLRHLAKRGNKGAITTLWLLERTDKLLSLVLIANTLINAMATALVTTIAILFFGHDESVLTIATAVVAFLLIVFAEISPKVIGATYPEKISLATSLFLKPLMAAAKPVIWFVNLFVKVVLKLLRIKSGHDIHQHRLSPEELRSIVLEGGNFIPQKHKSILLNLFDLETISVEDIMTPRAQVEALNLAVPVEEIKHQLTTCYHNKLPVYEGEINQIVGILHVRKAVALLNQAEELTIEHFRELLVEPYFIPQDTGVFTQLQYFQENKERLGIIVDEYGEVQGLVTLDDIIEEMIGEFTTSVPGASRSETFGWDAHGECLLEGSTPLRDINKQLGLNFPLDGPKTLNGLMLELLQEIPEAAISLKTANCVIEVVQVQNQAIKVVKLKRPAGHKRHH; via the coding sequence TTGAATACCGTGCCGCTCTGGGCACTGGTGCTTGCCCTCGCCGTCCTGATACTGTGCTCGGCCTTTTTCGCCATGGCGGAAACGGCGCTGATGGCGGCCAACAAATATCGCCTGCGCCACCTGGCCAAACGCGGCAACAAGGGCGCCATCACCACTTTGTGGCTGCTGGAGCGCACCGACAAGCTGCTGTCGCTGGTCCTCATCGCCAACACCCTGATCAATGCGATGGCCACCGCGCTGGTGACGACCATCGCGATCCTGTTCTTCGGCCATGACGAGAGCGTGCTGACGATCGCCACCGCCGTCGTGGCTTTTCTCCTGATCGTGTTCGCCGAAATTTCGCCGAAAGTGATCGGCGCGACCTATCCGGAAAAAATCTCGCTGGCGACCAGCCTGTTCCTGAAACCGCTGATGGCCGCGGCCAAGCCCGTGATCTGGTTCGTCAACCTGTTCGTCAAGGTGGTGCTCAAGTTGCTGCGCATCAAGTCCGGCCACGATATCCATCAGCACCGACTCTCGCCCGAAGAACTGCGCTCGATCGTGCTCGAAGGCGGCAATTTCATTCCGCAAAAGCACAAGAGCATCCTGCTCAACCTGTTCGACCTGGAAACCATCTCGGTCGAGGACATCATGACCCCGCGCGCGCAGGTCGAGGCGCTGAACCTGGCGGTGCCGGTGGAAGAGATCAAGCACCAGCTGACGACCTGCTATCACAACAAGCTGCCGGTGTACGAAGGCGAGATCAACCAGATCGTCGGCATTTTGCATGTGCGCAAGGCGGTGGCGCTGCTGAACCAGGCCGAGGAACTGACCATTGAGCATTTCCGCGAACTGCTCGTCGAGCCCTATTTCATTCCGCAGGACACCGGGGTGTTCACGCAGCTGCAATATTTTCAGGAAAACAAGGAACGCCTGGGGATCATCGTCGACGAGTACGGCGAGGTGCAAGGCCTGGTCACGCTCGACGACATCATCGAGGAAATGATCGGCGAATTCACCACCTCGGTGCCGGGCGCCTCGCGCAGCGAGACCTTCGGCTGGGACGCGCATGGCGAATGCCTGCTGGAAGGGTCGACACCGCTGCGCGACATCAATAAGCAACTTGGGCTAAATTTCCCGCTGGATGGCCCGAAGACGCTCAATGGCCTGATGCTCGAACTGCTGCAGGAAATCCCCGAGGCGGCGATCAGCCTGAAGACGGCGAACTGCGTGATCGAGGTGGTGCAGGTGCAGAACCAGGCGATCAAAGTGGTCAAACTGAAACGGCCGGCCGGGCATAAACGCCATCATTGA
- a CDS encoding ATP-dependent Clp protease proteolytic subunit has product MALHIVHFIGPINHSSACTVRNLCLQALQAGASEIELHLSSEGGNMTAGFALYYFLKSLPVPLTTHNMGNIESIAVVIFLAGTKRRACPGSRFLVHPLNWGFGNLVAADHSRVSEWRECLDFDAERYANIYEEATRGGAGPDDIRTHLFGNARLFTAEQALAAGLIDSVTQARLPAHGETSHWWNG; this is encoded by the coding sequence ATGGCGTTACATATCGTTCACTTCATCGGCCCCATCAACCATTCGTCGGCCTGCACCGTGCGCAACCTGTGCCTGCAGGCGCTGCAGGCGGGCGCCAGCGAGATCGAGCTGCACCTGTCTTCCGAGGGCGGCAACATGACGGCCGGATTCGCGCTGTATTACTTCCTCAAGTCGCTGCCGGTTCCGCTGACCACCCACAACATGGGCAATATCGAGTCGATCGCGGTCGTGATCTTCCTGGCCGGCACGAAGCGGCGCGCCTGCCCCGGCTCGCGTTTCCTCGTGCATCCGCTCAACTGGGGCTTCGGCAACCTGGTGGCGGCCGACCATTCGCGCGTGTCGGAATGGCGCGAATGCCTGGACTTCGACGCCGAACGCTACGCCAACATCTATGAAGAAGCCACGCGCGGCGGCGCCGGGCCGGACGACATCCGCACCCACCTGTTCGGCAACGCGCGCCTGTTCACCGCCGAGCAGGCCCTGGCCGCCGGCCTGATCGACAGCGTGACGCAGGCCAGGTTGCCGGCGCACGGCGAGACCTCGCACTGGTGGAATGGGTAA